A single genomic interval of Malania oleifera isolate guangnan ecotype guangnan chromosome 13, ASM2987363v1, whole genome shotgun sequence harbors:
- the LOC131145643 gene encoding RNA-binding protein 2-like isoform X1, producing MADAYWRYSDARQPPISSLVGKRPRSEFDLPGSHELSSYYTRDDERGAHRAIRDPVIRDTDSIGASYDRYLRSAQLSSFGGGESGRPLSGGMTGPPVDDPRMVGIGAMDSGAAVKGRALGFGGGRTDNPLPADASSTLFVEGLPANCTRREVSHIFRPFVGYKEVRLVSKESRHPGGEPLVLCFVDFATPAHAATAMDALQGELDILPFSPYLFLEILVPSVLFNSLNDALEDVTVYVFFF from the exons ATGGCCGACGCATACTGGAGATACAGCGACGCACGGCAGCCGCCGATTTCTTCTCTCGTCGGAAAACGGCCCCGTTCCGAATTTG ATCTCCCTGGCAGCCATGAATTATCCAGTTATTATACCCGTGATGATGAAAGAGGAGCACACCGTGCAATTAGAGATCCCGTGATTAGAGATACTGACTCTATTGGAGCATCCTATGATCGCTACCTGCGTAGTGCA CAACTTTCATCTTTTGGTGGAGGGGAGTCTGGCAGACCCTTGAGTGGTGGAATGACTGGTCCCCCTGTTGATGATCCACGTATGGTGGGTATTGGGGCTATGGACTCTGGGGCAGCTGTTAAAGGCCGGGCCTTAGGTTTTGGAGGTGGAAGGACAGATAATCCCCTCCCTGCTGATGCCTCTAGTACCCTATTTGTTGAGGGCTTACCTGCAAATTGTACCCGGCGGGAAGTATCTC ATATCTTTCGTCCTTTTGTTGGCTACAAAGAAGTAAGGCTTGTGAGTAAGGAATCAAGACAT CCTGGGGGAGAGCCGCTGGTGCTCTGTTTTGTAGATTTTGCCACTCCAGCCCATGCTGCGACTGCAATGGATGCCTTGCAAGGTGAGCTAGACATTTTGcctttttctccttatttgtttTTGGAAATCTTGGTTCCAAGCGTCCTGTTTAATTCTCTGAATGATGCCTTGGAGGATGTAACTGtatatgtcttttttttttaa
- the LOC131145643 gene encoding RNA-binding protein 2-like isoform X2, which produces MADAYWRYSDARQPPISSLVGKRPRSEFDLPGSHELSSYYTRDDERGAHRAIRDPVIRDTDSIGASYDRYLRSAQLSSFGGGESGRPLSGGMTGPPVDDPRMVGIGAMDSGAAVKGRALGFGGGRTDNPLPADASSTLFVEGLPANCTRREVSHIFRPFVGYKEVRLVSKESRHPGGEPLVLCFVDFATPAHAATAMDALQGYKFDEHDRDSVNLRLQFARYPGARSGGGHRGKR; this is translated from the exons ATGGCCGACGCATACTGGAGATACAGCGACGCACGGCAGCCGCCGATTTCTTCTCTCGTCGGAAAACGGCCCCGTTCCGAATTTG ATCTCCCTGGCAGCCATGAATTATCCAGTTATTATACCCGTGATGATGAAAGAGGAGCACACCGTGCAATTAGAGATCCCGTGATTAGAGATACTGACTCTATTGGAGCATCCTATGATCGCTACCTGCGTAGTGCA CAACTTTCATCTTTTGGTGGAGGGGAGTCTGGCAGACCCTTGAGTGGTGGAATGACTGGTCCCCCTGTTGATGATCCACGTATGGTGGGTATTGGGGCTATGGACTCTGGGGCAGCTGTTAAAGGCCGGGCCTTAGGTTTTGGAGGTGGAAGGACAGATAATCCCCTCCCTGCTGATGCCTCTAGTACCCTATTTGTTGAGGGCTTACCTGCAAATTGTACCCGGCGGGAAGTATCTC ATATCTTTCGTCCTTTTGTTGGCTACAAAGAAGTAAGGCTTGTGAGTAAGGAATCAAGACAT CCTGGGGGAGAGCCGCTGGTGCTCTGTTTTGTAGATTTTGCCACTCCAGCCCATGCTGCGACTGCAATGGATGCCTTGCAAG GTTATAAATTTGATGAGCATGACCGAGACTCGGTCAATTTAAGGCTCCAATTTGCTCGCTATCCTGGTGCGAGGTCAGGTGGCGGGCATCGTGGCAAGCGTTGA
- the LOC131145644 gene encoding protein yippee-like At4g27740 codes for MEDFAGQTLYSCRNCRNPIALRDDLLSKHFMAKSGPACMFTHAMNVVLGRKEERGMLTGWFTIADVSCHNCGEVLRWKYVRAHQAKENRYKEGKFVLETMKIVKEYY; via the exons ATGGAAGACTTTGCTGGGCAGACCTTGTACAGCTGCAGAAACTGTCGAAACCCCATCGCTCTTCGCGATGATCTGCTGTCTAAACATTTCA TGGCAAAATCTGGGCCTGCCTGTATGTTCACTCATGCGATGAACGTTGTCCTGGGGCGCAAAGAGGAGAGAGGGATGCTGACCGGTTGGTTCACCATTGCCGATGTCTCTTGCCACAATTGTGGTGAGGTGCTGCGTTGGAAGTATGTTCGAGCTCACCAAGCCAAAGAGAACAGGTACAAAGAAGGGAAGTTCGTGCTCGAGACGATGAAGATTGTCAAGGAATACTATTAG